One Niabella beijingensis DNA window includes the following coding sequences:
- a CDS encoding acyl carrier protein, whose translation MDTVTTTPDQPAAAAIFDQLKQMITEVIGEEFAEEMDIRPTSSFTKDLEMDSIEIVAFSEKVKAHFGTRIDFTGWLSGMDLDQLIRLNLNDIINYIQECR comes from the coding sequence ATGGACACAGTAACAACAACCCCGGATCAACCTGCTGCGGCAGCGATCTTTGATCAGTTAAAACAAATGATCACCGAAGTGATCGGCGAAGAATTTGCAGAAGAAATGGACATCCGGCCTACAAGCTCTTTTACAAAAGATCTGGAAATGGACAGTATCGAGATCGTTGCCTTCTCCGAGAAAGTAAAAGCACATTTTGGCACCCGGATCGATTTTACCGGCTGGTTGTCGGGTATGGACCTCGACCAGCTGATCCGGCTGAACCTGAACGATATCATCAATTATATACAGGAATGCCGATAA